A single Nitrosospira multiformis ATCC 25196 DNA region contains:
- the lplT gene encoding lysophospholipid transporter LplT encodes MKRGFYTIMAAQFFSSLADNALLVVAIALLVELHAPAYLTPMLKFVFVLFYVILAPFVGAFADSMAKGRVMFISNAIKILGCSLLFLATHQYFALAAYAVVGLGAAAYSPAKYGILTELLPPEKLVIANGWIEGLTVASIILGTVLGGLLISPAISAALLSFDFPLINTGVDTVPEASILLIAIFYTAAAIFNLYIPNTGVDHRILRKNPMFLVHEFSHCMRLLWADKLGQISLAVTTLFWGAGATLQFIVLKWADAALGYPLSKAAQLQGVVAVGIALGAVTAARIVSLRQSVKVIPLGIAMGIVVMAMIFARELWIAIPLLMLIGGLAGFFVVPMNALLQHRGHILMGAGHSIAVQNFNENLSILTMLGLYALLVSFDVHVYTVIILFGLFVAVIMAVIRQWHLHNQSIEDSLHLIGAHKGH; translated from the coding sequence TTGAAACGCGGATTTTATACCATTATGGCGGCCCAGTTTTTTTCTTCGCTGGCCGACAATGCGCTATTGGTCGTTGCCATTGCCCTTTTGGTGGAGTTGCACGCGCCCGCTTATCTCACGCCGATGCTCAAGTTTGTGTTTGTTCTCTTTTACGTGATCCTCGCGCCTTTCGTCGGAGCCTTCGCGGATTCCATGGCCAAGGGCCGGGTCATGTTCATCAGCAATGCGATCAAGATTTTGGGCTGCAGCCTGCTTTTCCTGGCAACGCACCAGTACTTCGCACTCGCTGCCTACGCGGTAGTGGGGCTTGGCGCAGCTGCCTATTCCCCAGCAAAATACGGGATACTGACTGAGCTGCTGCCACCCGAAAAACTCGTCATCGCCAATGGCTGGATCGAAGGCTTGACTGTGGCCTCCATCATACTAGGCACGGTGCTGGGAGGCTTGCTGATCTCACCGGCCATCTCCGCCGCCCTGCTGTCGTTCGATTTCCCCCTGATCAATACCGGGGTGGACACTGTACCGGAGGCAAGCATACTGCTCATCGCGATATTTTATACTGCTGCTGCCATCTTCAATCTTTACATCCCCAACACCGGGGTCGATCATCGCATTCTCAGGAAAAATCCAATGTTTCTCGTGCATGAGTTCAGCCATTGCATGAGGCTGCTGTGGGCAGACAAGCTGGGGCAGATTTCACTGGCAGTGACGACCCTTTTCTGGGGCGCGGGGGCAACGCTGCAATTCATCGTGCTGAAGTGGGCAGATGCCGCCCTCGGCTATCCCTTGAGCAAGGCCGCGCAACTCCAGGGGGTAGTCGCCGTCGGTATTGCCTTAGGGGCAGTCACTGCAGCACGAATAGTGTCACTCCGGCAATCGGTGAAGGTGATTCCGCTGGGCATTGCCATGGGCATTGTGGTAATGGCAATGATTTTTGCCCGCGAGTTGTGGATTGCGATTCCGCTTCTCATGCTGATTGGCGGGCTTGCCGGATTTTTTGTCGTGCCGATGAATGCCCTGCTGCAACACCGGGGCCACATCCTGATGGGTGCCGGCCACTCTATTGCTGTACAGAATTTCAACGAGAATCTGAGTATTCTCACCATGCTGGGGCTGTATGCGTTACTGGTGAGCTTTGACGTGCACGTGTATACGGTAATTATTCTCTTCGGCCTGTTCGTAGCCGTGATCATGGCGGTGATACGCCAGTGGCATCTGCACAACCAGAGCATCGAGGATTCTCTTCATCTCATTGGAGCGCATAAGGGGCACTGA
- a CDS encoding TPM domain-containing protein codes for MDFTRILRHLFTGPLAVRKAFPATALTAIEYAIAQSEFSHRGEIRFAVEAALDMLPLVRATSARERAVEVFSQLRVWDTEHNNGVLIYLLLADHNVEIVADRGIDAKVGHEKWETICREMETHFSQGQFESGVISGIRSVGGHLQTHFPAGREGGKNELPDWPVII; via the coding sequence ATGGATTTCACGCGAATACTGCGGCATCTTTTTACGGGGCCCCTGGCGGTGCGCAAGGCATTTCCCGCTACGGCCCTTACCGCTATCGAATATGCGATCGCGCAGTCGGAATTCAGTCACCGGGGAGAAATCCGCTTTGCAGTGGAGGCAGCACTGGATATGCTGCCTCTGGTGAGAGCAACATCGGCACGCGAGCGGGCTGTCGAAGTATTTTCGCAACTGCGCGTGTGGGATACCGAGCATAACAACGGCGTCCTGATTTACCTGCTTCTGGCCGATCACAATGTCGAGATCGTTGCTGACCGGGGGATCGACGCGAAAGTCGGTCATGAAAAATGGGAAACCATCTGCCGCGAAATGGAAACCCATTTCAGTCAGGGGCAGTTTGAATCCGGGGTCATCAGTGGAATCCGGTCAGTAGGGGGTCATTTGCAGACACATTTCCCAGCCGGTCGGGAAGGTGGGAAAAATGAATTGCCGGACTGGCCGGTTATCATATGA
- a CDS encoding TPM domain-containing protein — protein MNGDSKPYPLIVQQVMLFTTHPAHGVKAGMAKALHMIHAGRKVLVFIALLVSASLAMADVAIPPLKARVTDLTGTLSANEATQLEQKLAAFEARKGSQIAVLIVSTTQPETIEQYSIRVVDAWKLGRKGIDDGVLLLVAKQDRTVRVEVGYGLEGVLPDAVAKRITDEIIVPEFRQGRFAAGINAGVDRIIGVIEGEPLPPPPARSARGGDSSAAADILVNNIIFVFILLFIAAKVFQSIFGRFLGATLLSTAAAIIVWLVFASIFLALIAAAFAFFISLFGHAGSGIYRGGRGWPGGFGGYGGWGGRGGPGGFGGGGGFGGGGGGFGGGGASGRW, from the coding sequence ATGAATGGAGACAGCAAGCCGTACCCTCTCATTGTTCAACAGGTCATGCTGTTTACCACTCATCCTGCCCATGGCGTCAAGGCAGGAATGGCAAAGGCTTTACATATGATTCATGCCGGGAGAAAGGTTCTCGTATTCATCGCTCTGCTTGTTTCCGCCTCCCTGGCGATGGCGGATGTCGCGATTCCACCCCTCAAAGCGCGCGTTACCGATCTCACCGGGACACTTTCTGCAAACGAAGCTACTCAGCTGGAGCAGAAGCTCGCCGCATTTGAAGCCAGGAAAGGCAGTCAGATTGCGGTACTGATTGTCTCCACCACCCAGCCTGAAACCATCGAGCAGTATTCAATTCGGGTAGTGGACGCCTGGAAGCTGGGACGCAAGGGTATCGATGACGGCGTTCTGCTGCTGGTTGCAAAGCAGGATAGAACCGTGCGTGTGGAAGTGGGATATGGTCTGGAGGGCGTGCTTCCGGACGCCGTGGCGAAGCGTATAACCGACGAGATCATCGTGCCGGAATTCAGACAGGGACGATTTGCGGCAGGCATAAATGCCGGTGTCGACCGAATAATAGGGGTAATCGAAGGAGAGCCCTTGCCGCCCCCTCCCGCTCGTTCCGCACGTGGCGGCGATTCTTCCGCTGCCGCCGATATCCTGGTGAATAATATTATTTTTGTCTTTATCCTGCTCTTCATTGCCGCCAAGGTATTTCAGTCCATTTTCGGTCGCTTTCTCGGTGCGACCCTGTTGAGCACAGCTGCAGCCATTATCGTCTGGCTGGTATTCGCTTCGATATTCCTGGCCCTGATCGCTGCTGCCTTTGCGTTTTTCATCAGCCTGTTCGGTCACGCCGGTAGTGGAATTTACAGAGGGGGGCGCGGCTGGCCGGGTGGCTTCGGTGGTTATGGAGGATGGGGTGGCAGGGGCGGTCCCGGCGGCTTCGGTGGCGGTGGGGGTTTCGGTGGAGGCGGGGGTGGCTTCGGTGGCGGCGGTGCCTCAGGGAGATGGTAG
- a CDS encoding LemA family protein codes for MNNLLRSLILLLAMSLGGCGYNTLQSTDEQIKASWGEVLNQYQRRADLIPNLVNVVKGFAAQEKEVLLGVTNARSRVGSIQATPELFNDPEAFAKFQSAQGELSNALSRLLVVVEKYPELKSNANFRELQAQLEGTENRIAVARNRYIKAVQEYNLVVRSFPTNLTAMLFGYKVKPSLTVDDEKAISTAPKVDFGKP; via the coding sequence ATGAACAACCTGCTGCGTTCTCTGATATTGCTTCTAGCAATGAGTTTGGGTGGCTGTGGATACAATACCTTGCAGTCTACGGATGAGCAGATCAAGGCAAGCTGGGGTGAAGTGCTGAACCAGTATCAACGCCGCGCTGATCTCATCCCCAATCTGGTAAACGTTGTAAAAGGTTTTGCTGCCCAGGAAAAAGAGGTACTGCTGGGGGTAACCAATGCGCGTTCCAGGGTGGGCAGCATCCAGGCTACACCGGAGCTTTTCAATGACCCGGAGGCATTTGCAAAGTTTCAAAGTGCCCAGGGGGAACTGTCGAACGCTCTGTCACGTTTGCTGGTCGTGGTGGAGAAGTATCCGGAACTGAAATCAAATGCCAATTTCCGGGAATTGCAGGCGCAACTGGAAGGCACCGAGAACCGTATTGCCGTTGCCCGCAACCGTTACATCAAGGCGGTTCAGGAATACAACCTCGTAGTACGTTCCTTTCCCACCAATCTTACCGCGATGTTATTTGGCTACAAGGTGAAGCCCAGCCTCACGGTGGATGACGAGAAAGCGATTTCGACCGCGCCCAAGGTGGATTTCGGCAAGCCGTAG
- a CDS encoding carbohydrate porin, translating into MINPGTTVLLFKILLVCYLLFSVMLVRAGVTEPNPRLEDAFDFMNVLAKKGLHDLKEERWNAYGQFTYISSWKSGFPASYTNLNGSINSLLPGSERSFTGTATLYLGLKTWHGGEIYYVPEMISMRPLSDLKGLGGAIQNFELQKGGTETPIFYQSRLFFKQTFGFGGERIQLTSDPMQLGTTVDSRRLVVRFGNFSVIDFFDKNSYSGDLRRQFLNMAFMTYAAFDFAADARGYTWGGVAEYFHDDWTFRFGHVATAIDPNQIPLDMRVFKYYGQQVEVERRHLLNGYPGAVRILAYRNHENMGKFSDAIAAFRFDPNKNATTCTGFNYGSGNAGAPDLCWARNPNDKMGIGINIEQQVLDGVGLFFRGMYSDGKTEVYSYTSTDRSISLGALVNGFRWGRDGDLLGIGFAAGWISGQHAKYLNMGGVDGFIGDGRIKARAEDVVDIFYSVNVLSSLWVTADYQHITNPGFNADRGPVNIYGLRVHAEF; encoded by the coding sequence ATGATAAATCCTGGAACAACAGTACTTTTATTCAAGATACTTCTTGTCTGTTACCTGCTGTTCTCGGTCATGCTGGTACGGGCCGGGGTGACGGAACCAAACCCGCGCCTGGAGGACGCTTTCGACTTCATGAATGTGTTGGCGAAAAAGGGGCTCCACGACCTGAAGGAAGAGCGCTGGAATGCTTATGGCCAGTTCACCTACATTTCGAGCTGGAAAAGTGGATTTCCGGCTTCGTATACCAACCTGAACGGAAGTATCAACTCATTGTTGCCGGGAAGCGAAAGAAGCTTTACCGGAACGGCGACGCTGTACCTGGGGCTCAAGACATGGCATGGCGGCGAGATTTATTATGTGCCGGAAATGATATCCATGCGGCCCTTATCGGACTTGAAAGGGCTGGGTGGCGCCATACAAAACTTCGAACTGCAAAAAGGCGGTACGGAAACTCCGATCTTTTACCAGTCGCGTTTGTTTTTCAAACAGACTTTTGGATTTGGCGGAGAGCGCATACAACTCACTTCCGATCCGATGCAGCTCGGAACAACGGTGGATAGCAGGCGCCTCGTTGTCAGGTTTGGCAATTTCAGCGTGATTGATTTTTTCGATAAGAATTCATACTCCGGCGACCTGCGCAGGCAATTCTTAAATATGGCCTTCATGACCTACGCAGCCTTCGATTTCGCCGCGGATGCGAGAGGATATACCTGGGGCGGGGTAGCCGAATATTTTCATGATGACTGGACGTTCCGCTTCGGCCATGTAGCCACCGCCATCGACCCCAACCAGATCCCTCTCGATATGAGGGTATTCAAATATTACGGACAGCAGGTTGAAGTTGAACGCCGCCATTTGTTGAACGGCTATCCTGGTGCTGTCAGGATACTGGCTTACCGTAATCATGAAAACATGGGTAAATTCAGCGATGCCATTGCTGCTTTCCGGTTCGATCCCAATAAGAATGCCACCACCTGTACGGGCTTCAATTACGGCTCGGGTAATGCAGGAGCGCCGGATTTATGCTGGGCGCGCAACCCGAACGACAAGATGGGCATAGGGATCAATATTGAGCAGCAAGTGCTGGATGGCGTCGGCTTATTTTTTCGCGGAATGTACAGCGACGGCAAAACTGAAGTGTATTCCTATACCTCTACCGACAGATCGATTTCACTTGGCGCTCTGGTTAACGGCTTCCGTTGGGGGCGGGACGGAGATTTGCTTGGCATCGGATTTGCTGCGGGCTGGATTTCGGGCCAGCATGCCAAATACTTGAATATGGGGGGCGTCGACGGATTTATCGGGGATGGCCGGATCAAGGCGCGCGCGGAGGATGTAGTGGACATTTTCTATAGCGTCAATGTGCTAAGTTCCCTTTGGGTGACCGCCGACTATCAGCATATTACCAACCCTGGTTTCAATGCCGATCGCGGTCCTGTGAATATCTATGGGCTTAGAGTCCATGCGGAATTCTAA
- a CDS encoding uracil-DNA glycosylase — protein MISNNDRRRVRRGEILKELGLTPVWRVRECTEDGNPSRTPESAQVMVAPVVAPSEFEEQVEQVCVPSANATEDVAEKRRAMILRMEWDQLKESVEGCVACRLCSSRTRTVFGVGDPNADWLYVGEGPGAQEDALGEPFVGQAGKLLDNMLMAIGLKRGRDVFIANIVKCRPPGNREPSDDEAQCCEPYLARQIELIKPRLIVALGKTAARNLLNTDASIGSLRGKLHQHEGIPVIVTYHPAYLLRTLVAKAKAWEDLCFAQRTMQALKAPE, from the coding sequence GTGATCAGCAACAACGATAGAAGACGGGTCAGGCGAGGCGAGATACTCAAAGAGCTGGGATTGACGCCGGTATGGCGCGTCAGGGAGTGTACCGAAGACGGAAACCCGTCCAGGACGCCGGAATCGGCCCAGGTGATGGTAGCGCCGGTGGTTGCGCCTTCCGAGTTCGAAGAACAGGTAGAACAGGTTTGCGTGCCTTCTGCTAACGCGACGGAGGACGTAGCAGAGAAGCGCCGGGCGATGATTCTGCGGATGGAGTGGGATCAGCTTAAAGAGAGTGTGGAAGGCTGCGTGGCGTGCCGACTGTGCAGCTCGCGTACGCGCACCGTGTTTGGCGTGGGTGACCCGAATGCGGACTGGCTTTACGTGGGCGAAGGACCGGGCGCTCAGGAGGATGCCCTGGGTGAACCCTTCGTGGGGCAGGCAGGCAAGCTGCTGGATAACATGCTGATGGCCATTGGGTTGAAGCGCGGGCGCGATGTTTTTATAGCCAACATCGTAAAATGCCGCCCGCCTGGAAATCGCGAACCTTCCGATGATGAAGCGCAATGTTGCGAACCGTACCTCGCGCGGCAAATCGAGCTGATCAAGCCAAGGCTGATTGTCGCGCTCGGAAAAACCGCCGCCAGGAATCTGCTCAATACTGATGCAAGCATAGGCAGCCTTCGGGGCAAACTCCACCAGCACGAAGGTATTCCCGTGATTGTCACCTATCACCCGGCTTATCTGTTACGCACGCTGGTTGCCAAAGCGAAGGCATGGGAGGACCTGTGTTTCGCCCAACGCACCATGCAGGCTCTGAAGGCTCCGGAATAA
- the rimI gene encoding ribosomal protein S18-alanine N-acetyltransferase, with translation MSAQLQESPRIRRMVPSDLDAVVTIEREVFLFPWTPGNFSDSLDAGYHCLVLEQDGYIFGYGVMTIGAEEAHLLTLSIAPESQGKGWGEKLLRHFIEIAREQLALTMFLDVRVSNHVAARLYERLGFRQIGKRKDYYPAMGGREDSLVMELVL, from the coding sequence ATGAGCGCCCAATTGCAGGAATCCCCCCGAATAAGGCGAATGGTCCCGTCAGACCTCGACGCGGTGGTGACGATTGAAAGGGAAGTTTTTCTTTTTCCATGGACTCCGGGCAATTTCAGCGATTCGCTCGACGCAGGCTATCATTGTCTGGTATTGGAGCAGGATGGATATATCTTTGGATATGGCGTAATGACAATCGGGGCAGAAGAAGCCCATCTGTTGACGCTCAGTATTGCGCCGGAATCGCAAGGGAAGGGCTGGGGTGAAAAATTGCTGCGCCACTTCATCGAAATTGCAAGGGAGCAGCTGGCGCTCACCATGTTTCTGGATGTGCGCGTATCCAATCATGTTGCCGCCCGACTGTATGAACGGCTTGGATTCAGGCAGATCGGGAAACGCAAGGATTATTATCCCGCGATGGGCGGGCGTGAAGACTCGTTGGTAATGGAATTGGTGCTGTGA
- the tsaB gene encoding tRNA (adenosine(37)-N6)-threonylcarbamoyltransferase complex dimerization subunit type 1 TsaB, with product MKILAFDTSSEYCSIALLLERDIRSEEVLAGQRHSELVLPMVSRMLDEAGLTLAQLDGIAFGAGPGSFTGLRIACGIAQGLAFGAGLPVIGISTLEALAQQAGGTQVVAALDARMHEIYHAAYRKVLDEWQVVSEPALCLPQNAPLVPEQDWTGCGSGFDIYSEVLRTRYEGYLNHIISGVRPDARAMAQLAAPRFARGQGVDPADAAPLYIRNKVALKEKER from the coding sequence TTGAAAATTCTTGCTTTCGATACATCCAGCGAATACTGTTCCATTGCACTGCTGCTGGAGCGTGACATCCGCAGTGAGGAGGTTCTTGCGGGGCAGCGCCACTCCGAGCTGGTTTTGCCGATGGTGAGCCGGATGCTGGATGAAGCCGGGCTGACGCTGGCGCAACTGGATGGCATCGCTTTCGGCGCGGGTCCTGGATCCTTCACCGGCTTGCGTATCGCATGCGGAATAGCGCAGGGACTGGCTTTTGGGGCGGGGCTACCAGTGATCGGAATAAGTACATTGGAAGCATTGGCACAGCAAGCCGGCGGAACACAAGTCGTTGCAGCGCTGGATGCCCGCATGCATGAGATCTATCATGCCGCGTACAGGAAAGTGCTGGACGAATGGCAGGTCGTGAGCGAGCCTGCACTCTGCCTGCCGCAAAATGCGCCTCTGGTGCCGGAGCAGGACTGGACAGGGTGTGGGAGCGGGTTCGATATATATTCCGAAGTGTTGCGCACACGTTACGAAGGCTACCTCAATCACATCATCAGCGGTGTTCGGCCGGACGCGCGCGCAATGGCGCAACTGGCTGCTCCCAGATTCGCGAGAGGACAGGGTGTCGATCCTGCGGATGCCGCTCCGCTCTATATTCGGAACAAGGTGGCCCTGAAGGAAAAGGAGCGATGA
- a CDS encoding host attachment protein gives MSITWILVANASAAYLYANYGPRKGLQKLREFRHDASRGKRVDLVTDRPGHNRSNGNGRGSYIPATDPKQHEAWTFASQLARELENGRKTNSYQRLILVVSAPFIGLINSNLGSQVRNLVSDTFEKDYTRANERNLVKQLESCIYL, from the coding sequence ATGAGCATCACGTGGATTCTGGTTGCAAATGCAAGCGCAGCATATCTTTACGCAAACTACGGACCGAGAAAAGGATTACAGAAGCTCAGGGAATTCCGGCATGACGCCAGCAGGGGAAAACGGGTGGACCTGGTTACCGATCGCCCGGGACATAACAGAAGTAACGGGAATGGCCGTGGCTCCTACATACCTGCCACCGATCCAAAACAGCATGAGGCATGGACTTTCGCCTCGCAGCTAGCCCGGGAACTGGAGAACGGGCGCAAAACCAACAGCTATCAACGCCTGATCCTGGTTGTATCGGCCCCCTTCATCGGTCTCATCAACAGCAATCTGGGAAGCCAGGTGCGCAACCTCGTAAGCGATACTTTTGAAAAGGATTACACCAGGGCCAATGAAAGAAACCTGGTAAAGCAACTGGAGAGCTGCATTTATCTTTGA
- the thpR gene encoding RNA 2',3'-cyclic phosphodiesterase, which produces MAEETRQKAVRLFFAIWPDKETCMQLDRLTGRLASVCEGRKTKAENIHLTLVFVGEVNASQVEALCRAADEIEGHGVRAFDLVIERICVWKRKNIVYAEINEVPRPLMDLVEALQSSLSLVGFSLEERSYKPHITLMRNASCKTLPERAEPMVWRAREWVLVKSDQTSDGPVYTPIGRWFLKGDQRMINSLNHQR; this is translated from the coding sequence ATGGCTGAAGAGACCCGGCAAAAAGCAGTACGCCTGTTTTTTGCGATATGGCCCGACAAGGAAACCTGCATGCAGCTGGATCGGCTGACCGGGCGATTGGCATCGGTTTGCGAGGGACGGAAAACAAAAGCGGAGAACATTCATCTTACATTGGTGTTTGTAGGAGAGGTGAATGCAAGCCAGGTGGAGGCCCTGTGCCGGGCGGCGGATGAAATTGAAGGTCATGGCGTGAGAGCCTTCGACCTCGTTATCGAAAGAATCTGCGTGTGGAAACGCAAGAATATCGTTTATGCGGAAATCAACGAGGTTCCCCGGCCACTCATGGATCTGGTCGAGGCTTTGCAGAGCAGCCTTTCATTGGTAGGGTTTTCATTGGAGGAGCGGTCTTATAAGCCCCATATCACGCTCATGAGGAATGCATCCTGTAAAACGCTGCCCGAGCGGGCGGAACCAATGGTGTGGCGGGCGCGGGAATGGGTACTGGTTAAATCGGACCAGACCAGCGACGGTCCGGTTTATACACCGATTGGCCGCTGGTTCCTGAAAGGTGATCAAAGGATGATCAACTCTTTAAATCATCAAAGATAA
- the ispF gene encoding 2-C-methyl-D-erythritol 2,4-cyclodiphosphate synthase, translating to MFFAEIKQEEVIVGGFRIGQGFDVHQLVEGRKLVIGGVTIPYEKGLLGHSDADVLLHAICDAVLGAAALGDIGRHFSDTDPRYRNIDSRVLLQNVGNLLAERGYRVVNVDATIIAQAPRMASHIPAMVANIAQDLRMQPGDVNVKAKTAERLGPVGRGEGIEAEAVCLITHMNQTTD from the coding sequence ATGTTTTTCGCGGAAATTAAACAAGAAGAGGTGATAGTGGGCGGATTCAGAATCGGGCAGGGTTTTGATGTGCACCAGTTGGTCGAGGGGCGCAAGCTTGTTATCGGCGGAGTGACTATTCCCTACGAGAAAGGTTTGCTGGGGCATTCCGATGCGGATGTGCTGCTGCATGCCATATGCGACGCGGTGCTGGGAGCCGCGGCACTGGGGGATATCGGCCGGCATTTTTCTGACACTGATCCGCGTTACAGGAATATCGACAGCCGCGTGCTACTGCAGAATGTAGGTAACCTCCTTGCGGAGCGTGGCTATAGGGTAGTGAATGTTGATGCCACTATCATTGCGCAGGCACCCAGGATGGCCTCCCATATTCCCGCAATGGTCGCAAATATTGCGCAGGACCTGCGCATGCAGCCCGGAGATGTCAACGTCAAGGCCAAGACGGCCGAACGTCTTGGGCCGGTGGGGCGGGGTGAGGGAATAGAGGCGGAAGCGGTATGCCTGATTACCCACATGAATCAAACGACAGACTGA
- the ispD gene encoding 2-C-methyl-D-erythritol 4-phosphate cytidylyltransferase yields the protein MQNFFALIPAAGSGSRMGDRMPKQYLTLAGKPMIHHALATLCNSPRLSRVFVVLSPGDVEWARHDWSEFSSKLSMLECGGATRAETVLNGLKAAQEGTAIEDDDWVLVHDAARPCLGGKLLDKLMDELEEDEVGGLLAVPVADTLKRSDPTCRAERTEPREGLWQAQTPQMFRYRTLVNALSGAGGVTMTDDAGAIEALGLRPKLVVSDARNLKVTYPQDLALAELILKNCK from the coding sequence ATGCAAAATTTCTTCGCACTCATTCCGGCGGCAGGTTCAGGCTCGCGCATGGGCGACCGGATGCCCAAGCAATACTTGACCCTCGCAGGAAAACCCATGATTCATCATGCGCTGGCAACGTTATGCAACTCGCCGCGGCTTTCCCGAGTCTTTGTTGTGCTGTCCCCGGGAGATGTAGAGTGGGCGCGGCATGACTGGTCAGAATTCTCCAGCAAGCTATCGATGCTTGAATGCGGCGGAGCTACCCGCGCCGAGACCGTGCTGAATGGTTTAAAAGCAGCGCAGGAAGGGACGGCGATCGAAGATGATGACTGGGTGCTGGTCCATGATGCTGCACGGCCCTGCTTGGGAGGGAAGCTTCTGGATAAGCTGATGGATGAACTGGAAGAGGACGAAGTGGGCGGATTGCTCGCGGTTCCGGTTGCGGACACCTTGAAGCGAAGCGATCCCACTTGCCGGGCTGAACGTACAGAACCGAGAGAAGGTCTTTGGCAGGCCCAGACACCGCAGATGTTCCGGTACCGAACCCTGGTGAACGCCCTGAGCGGGGCTGGAGGTGTAACCATGACGGACGATGCAGGCGCTATCGAAGCACTCGGTCTGCGCCCGAAACTGGTTGTGAGCGATGCGCGCAACCTGAAAGTTACTTATCCTCAGGATCTCGCGTTGGCGGAGTTGATACTGAAAAACTGTAAGTAG
- a CDS encoding sigma 54-interacting transcriptional regulator, giving the protein MIGQSPAFAKVTQFIEKIAGCDAPVLIEGETGTGKELAARAIHDSGARRNGAFVPINCRAIPDTLIENELFGHERDSCIGGSPEHPNPSAPAQSGTLFLDEADALSPKAQVTLLRFFQDQEYLPLGRRIARSANRRIIIASNRNLGHLAEKGEFRLDLLFRLKIMYLTLPPLRERQGDAALLADYFLRECSARFNRGNKTLHPNTVAWFDKYNWPGNIRELENLIYREYLLADEDVINIASLAPTVAERRSGFDRRLPELNGLSFAEAKNRAIAAFEQYYLAEAMVRAQGNVTRAASLVGKDRRAFGKLLKKHSMSKNKLFLEH; this is encoded by the coding sequence ATGATTGGACAATCCCCTGCCTTCGCAAAGGTTACCCAGTTCATTGAGAAAATTGCAGGCTGCGACGCACCTGTTCTTATCGAAGGTGAAACAGGCACAGGAAAAGAACTGGCCGCACGGGCAATCCACGACAGCGGCGCGAGGCGAAACGGGGCGTTTGTGCCGATAAATTGCCGCGCCATCCCGGATACCCTGATTGAAAACGAACTGTTCGGACACGAACGGGATTCCTGTATCGGAGGCTCGCCGGAACACCCGAATCCGAGTGCCCCCGCGCAGTCCGGCACACTCTTCCTGGATGAAGCAGATGCGTTATCTCCCAAGGCGCAGGTTACTCTGCTGCGATTCTTCCAGGATCAGGAATACCTTCCGCTGGGACGCCGCATAGCGCGCTCTGCAAACAGAAGAATAATTATTGCCAGTAACAGAAACTTAGGGCACTTGGCCGAGAAAGGCGAATTCCGCCTTGATCTTCTGTTTCGCCTTAAAATCATGTATCTCACCCTGCCGCCACTCCGTGAGCGCCAAGGCGACGCGGCTCTGTTAGCAGATTACTTCCTGCGCGAATGCTCCGCGCGTTTTAACCGCGGCAACAAAACCTTACATCCGAACACTGTCGCATGGTTCGACAAATACAATTGGCCCGGAAATATACGGGAACTGGAAAATCTGATCTATCGCGAGTATCTTCTCGCCGACGAAGATGTCATAAATATCGCATCGCTCGCGCCCACAGTGGCCGAACGGCGCTCCGGGTTTGACCGCCGCCTCCCCGAGCTGAACGGCTTGAGCTTCGCCGAGGCCAAAAACCGCGCCATAGCAGCTTTCGAACAATATTACCTTGCCGAGGCCATGGTCAGAGCGCAGGGTAACGTGACAAGAGCTGCGAGCCTTGTCGGAAAAGATCGACGCGCGTTCGGGAAATTGCTGAAAAAGCATAGTATGAGCAAGAACAAGCTCTTTCTGGAACACTGA